From one Butyricimonas faecihominis genomic stretch:
- a CDS encoding metallophosphoesterase: MKTGLFILIAGIFCVLLNDSLLFLQIRRYFKRKICSYLFWLHSLFFVACIVWYHLFIPTLKGPEAYFWVEKCISIILLFYTPKTLYIIVNAFSILLRKAKCIPAARIVNRLALGIALASFIVILNGITWYRYNYKIERETVCIKTLPDAFNDFRIVQLTDLHLGSYGEHYPGITKLVDEVNRLNPDLIVFTGDMVNSFASEMTPWIETLKKLKAKYGKYATTGNHDYGTYVKWPSKTDQENNLKQFFKNMKRADFTMLNNTNVPLVIAKDTLYLAGVENWGLPPFPCFGKLAQALEGTDGYPVILLSHDPSHWRHEVLNYPVDLMLAGHTHAMQLGITIGSFRWSPAVYVYPEYNGLYTANGQQLYVSRGVGYLGFAGRIGQRPEITLIKLTNNCK, translated from the coding sequence ATGAAAACAGGATTATTCATACTGATAGCTGGAATTTTCTGCGTGTTGCTGAATGACTCGCTCCTATTTTTACAGATCAGACGTTATTTCAAGCGGAAAATATGCTCGTATTTATTCTGGCTGCACTCCTTGTTTTTCGTGGCTTGTATCGTGTGGTATCACTTGTTTATCCCAACTCTAAAAGGTCCGGAAGCCTATTTCTGGGTAGAAAAATGCATCTCTATCATCTTGCTGTTCTATACTCCCAAGACTTTGTATATCATTGTAAATGCTTTCTCTATCTTATTGAGGAAGGCTAAATGCATTCCGGCTGCCAGAATCGTGAACAGACTGGCTCTAGGTATAGCTCTAGCCTCTTTTATTGTTATATTGAACGGGATCACGTGGTACAGGTACAACTACAAAATTGAGCGGGAGACCGTGTGTATCAAAACTCTACCCGACGCCTTCAATGATTTTCGCATCGTACAACTAACCGATTTACACTTGGGAAGTTACGGGGAACACTATCCCGGAATCACGAAACTCGTGGATGAAGTAAACCGGTTAAATCCCGACTTGATCGTGTTTACCGGAGACATGGTAAATAGTTTTGCCTCGGAAATGACCCCTTGGATCGAAACCTTAAAAAAATTAAAAGCCAAATACGGCAAATATGCCACGACCGGGAACCATGATTACGGTACTTACGTGAAGTGGCCCTCGAAAACAGACCAAGAGAATAACCTGAAACAGTTTTTCAAAAATATGAAACGGGCTGATTTCACGATGCTGAATAACACGAATGTCCCGCTCGTCATCGCAAAGGATACGCTTTATTTGGCCGGGGTTGAAAACTGGGGACTTCCCCCCTTCCCTTGTTTTGGCAAATTAGCTCAAGCCTTGGAAGGGACAGACGGTTATCCCGTCATTCTCCTTTCTCACGACCCGTCTCACTGGCGACACGAGGTACTAAATTATCCCGTGGACCTCATGCTGGCAGGTCACACGCACGCCATGCAACTGGGAATCACCATCGGCAGTTTCCGGTGGAGCCCGGCAGTGTACGTCTACCCGGAGTATAACGGACTGTATACAGCAAACGGCCAACAATTGTACGTTTCCCGGGGAGTTGGTTATCTGGGATTCGCTGGACGTATCGGCCAAAGACCGGAAATCACCTTAATCAAGCTAACCAACAATTGTAAATAA
- a CDS encoding carbohydrate-binding family 9-like protein, producing MDTIDIVKFPPYASNETLQVLSYHLDRECNRITLKEVNWPDTYPYRPDIHFRIAYNEQHIFLKFDVHENEFRATEITDCGHVWEDSCVELFIQLEDGDGYYNIEINAIGTILCAYGTGRENRSLMPMQISTTILRDSTIKFNNENQDEAFYQWSLIIRFPHTAFFKHTFIPTSGATIRGNIHKCGNKLPHPHFVTWNPIPTEKPDFHRPEFFGTLIFK from the coding sequence GTGTTAAGCTACCATCTAGACCGGGAGTGTAATCGTATCACCTTGAAGGAAGTAAACTGGCCGGATACTTACCCTTATCGCCCGGACATCCATTTCCGGATTGCTTATAACGAACAGCACATTTTCTTGAAATTTGACGTGCATGAAAATGAATTCCGAGCCACGGAAATCACGGATTGCGGACACGTGTGGGAAGATTCCTGCGTGGAACTTTTCATCCAATTGGAAGATGGGGACGGATACTACAATATTGAAATCAATGCGATCGGTACAATCTTATGCGCTTACGGTACGGGTAGAGAGAATCGCAGCCTAATGCCAATGCAAATAAGTACCACCATTCTCAGGGATTCTACCATAAAATTTAACAATGAGAATCAGGATGAAGCTTTTTATCAATGGTCACTGATTATCAGATTCCCTCACACGGCTTTTTTCAAACACACTTTTATTCCCACTTCCGGAGCCACGATCAGGGGAAATATTCATAAATGCGGGAACAAACTTCCCCACCCTCACTTTGTCACGTGGAACCCGATTCCAACGGAAAAACCGGATTTCCATCGACCGGAATTTTTCGGAACACTTATTTTTAAATAA